Proteins from a genomic interval of Ndongobacter massiliensis:
- a CDS encoding phage tail spike protein codes for MIPILYEKTEKEFATLGLGVLNDCISCVVTEERNGIFELKMQYPADGARFSEIQKERIVVVDASRELRRQRFVIVRITRPINGIVTVYGEHIAQYITKNTTLQPHVRFYGTAQQALTTWNNALMGEERFDVSSNIALEKEGVWTIDKVENSRRALGGVEGSILDNYGGEYRFDNMKIELLQSRGEDRNVVISYGKNITSLEEDEDITNVATSIQPYASVLVADENSNEQNEVIITLPEGTIDAENAGNFARKKTVVMDFTDEEIKSEAALRSAALRYVKDSGLGLPKARLKVSFVDLLKTLEYKDRALVELIELCDLVYVYFPKYGIRKKTKVIKTNWDVLLEQYDTIELGTEMNRFSSAIPTVDGLKKQVESVLEKRTSSILEAGRKAATDLINRGFGGFVRIYPDRILILDSEEEEKARKVWQWNKNGLGYSASGVNGPYVYAWTMDGQFNTQMIGANSITVNQLSPDIGRNLDITGNVAFRGVLKKEDLPDLKGEPGPPGKDGADGAQGPPGKDGAPGTPGKDGLPGEKGDPGEPGAPGQNGTDGKDGRGVADVLVEYATSSSQTEAPKDGWSTTIPQVELGTVVWEHTKTTYSDGTETLTTPQALTSEQVIAALQKALEHADKATARLQNEIALAGYADQAYVDGVLDDREKKQMEALQAQLAALDEQIRGYTDKELSDRIAAFESTLQDLQKYLWYDSEHGVLVLGVKGRYDAMRMTSEGIKFYGGGDDTPKANIDREKMEIQHTKTHRLDFVDQAVGGNLIYQFITRKVNGVDHLTVVYAGGGE; via the coding sequence ATGATACCGATTTTGTATGAGAAAACAGAAAAAGAATTTGCAACGCTTGGTCTTGGCGTTTTGAACGATTGCATTTCCTGCGTGGTCACGGAAGAACGAAACGGGATTTTTGAACTTAAAATGCAATATCCGGCAGATGGAGCACGTTTTTCAGAAATCCAAAAAGAACGAATTGTTGTGGTGGACGCAAGCCGGGAATTGCGACGGCAGCGCTTTGTGATTGTACGTATTACGCGTCCGATCAATGGTATAGTCACCGTTTACGGCGAACATATCGCACAATACATCACAAAAAACACGACTTTACAGCCCCATGTCCGCTTCTACGGCACCGCGCAACAGGCGCTGACAACGTGGAATAATGCGCTGATGGGAGAAGAGCGTTTTGACGTATCGTCCAATATCGCGCTTGAAAAAGAAGGTGTATGGACGATTGATAAGGTCGAAAACTCAAGGCGCGCACTGGGCGGCGTGGAGGGCTCCATACTGGACAATTACGGCGGCGAATATCGCTTTGACAACATGAAAATTGAGCTTTTACAAAGTCGTGGCGAAGATCGAAACGTTGTGATCTCGTACGGGAAAAACATCACAAGTCTTGAAGAAGATGAGGATATAACAAACGTCGCGACAAGCATTCAACCGTACGCTTCCGTCCTTGTTGCAGACGAAAACAGCAACGAACAAAACGAGGTTATCATCACGCTTCCGGAGGGCACCATTGACGCAGAGAACGCGGGGAATTTCGCGCGAAAGAAAACCGTCGTCATGGACTTTACAGACGAGGAAATCAAAAGTGAAGCGGCACTTCGTTCGGCGGCTCTTCGGTATGTGAAAGATAGTGGACTCGGGCTTCCAAAAGCGCGCCTGAAAGTTTCTTTTGTCGATTTATTAAAGACGCTGGAATATAAAGACAGGGCACTTGTGGAGCTCATCGAGCTTTGCGACTTAGTGTACGTATATTTCCCAAAATACGGAATCCGAAAAAAAACAAAGGTCATTAAAACGAACTGGGACGTCCTTTTGGAGCAGTACGACACCATTGAACTTGGAACAGAAATGAACCGCTTTTCATCGGCAATTCCAACCGTTGACGGTCTAAAAAAGCAAGTGGAAAGCGTCCTTGAAAAGCGCACATCTTCTATACTAGAGGCTGGACGAAAGGCGGCGACCGATCTTATCAATCGCGGATTTGGCGGTTTTGTTCGCATTTATCCTGATCGGATTCTTATTTTGGACAGCGAAGAGGAAGAAAAGGCGCGCAAGGTTTGGCAATGGAATAAAAACGGGCTCGGATACAGCGCAAGCGGCGTGAATGGTCCTTATGTGTACGCGTGGACGATGGACGGACAGTTTAACACACAGATGATCGGCGCGAACAGCATTACCGTAAATCAGCTTTCACCGGACATCGGAAGAAATCTTGATATTACTGGGAACGTCGCTTTTCGTGGCGTTCTTAAGAAAGAAGATCTGCCGGACTTGAAAGGGGAGCCGGGACCGCCCGGAAAAGATGGTGCCGATGGTGCGCAAGGCCCACCCGGTAAGGACGGCGCCCCCGGAACACCGGGAAAAGATGGACTGCCGGGCGAAAAAGGGGATCCGGGAGAACCTGGCGCGCCGGGACAAAATGGCACCGATGGCAAAGACGGGCGCGGGGTTGCGGATGTACTGGTGGAGTATGCGACAAGCAGCAGTCAGACAGAGGCGCCAAAGGACGGATGGAGTACAACCATCCCGCAGGTGGAGCTGGGCACCGTCGTATGGGAGCACACCAAGACGACCTACAGTGACGGCACAGAGACACTGACGACACCGCAAGCCTTGACCTCGGAGCAGGTGATCGCAGCCCTGCAAAAGGCACTGGAGCACGCAGACAAGGCGACGGCGCGGCTACAAAACGAAATCGCCCTTGCCGGCTATGCCGATCAGGCGTATGTGGACGGCGTACTGGACGATCGGGAGAAAAAGCAGATGGAAGCGCTGCAAGCGCAGCTGGCGGCACTGGATGAGCAAATCCGAGGTTATACCGACAAGGAGCTTAGCGACAGGATCGCCGCCTTTGAGTCGACCTTGCAGGACTTACAAAAATATCTTTGGTACGACAGTGAGCACGGCGTACTTGTGCTGGGCGTAAAAGGACGCTATGACGCTATGCGCATGACAAGCGAGGGGATAAAGTTTTACGGCGGCGGCGATGATACCCCAAAGGCAAATATTGACCGGGAGAAAATGGAGATCCAGCACACCAAAACGCACCGCCTCGATTTTGTCGATCAGGCAGTGGGCGGAAATCTCATTTACCAGTTTATTACGCGCAAGGTAAACGGCGTGGATCATTTGACCGTCGTCTATGCGGGAGGGGGCGAATAA